In the genome of Burkholderia sp. PAMC 26561, the window CGACATCGGCCGGGGCGCAATCGTCCTTCAGCGACGAGAACGCGCTCATGAACGATTCCTTCGCGTTTTCAACCGCTTGCTTGACGTCGAACGTACCAATGGTGAAGCCCGCGCCGAACAGCGACTTGAGCTTGTCCATCCAGCCGTTGCGTGCGTCCGCAGCCGTACCGCTCAACTCGATCTTCTCGCCCGACAACTTGGCTTCCGCGCCCGGCAATTGCATCAGCGGCAACAGGCCGTCGAGCTTGTCGAGCCAGCTGGCCGGCTTGGTTTCCGGATCGACCGTGATGGTCGCGTTCAGATGATCCGCGCCGAACTTTGCCGTCAATGCGGCGAGCAACTTGGCCTTCTCTTCTTCGCTGCCAACCGTCGCAGCAATGGCCGGTGCGCCGAGCTTGTCGACCGTGAACGTCAGCAGCGCGTCCTTCGTCGGTACCGGAGCAGCGACAGCCGCAGGGGCCGAAGCGGGTTCCGAAGCCGGCTGGGCGGCGACTGCCGGGGTCGAGTTGACTACGGGCGCTTCGGCCGGTGCGGTTGCCATCGGCTGCTGGGTCGTGCAGCTACGGCCAAACAGCAACGCCAGCAATGCAAGGGCGGCCGCGAGTGCCAGCCACCACCATTTCTTCGATGCTGCCTTCTCTTCCACCACGATCTTCTCAAGCGATGAATTCACCACCGACGGCGAACCGCCTGCAGTAGAAGGATGCTCCAGATGCGACGATACCGCCTTCAACTGCGCCGCCACGCCTGTCAGGAAGGTGCCCGCGCCGCCCAGACCCAGTGCGGTGGAGATGTCTTCCGACATGCTTGCCTTGACCATGGGCAATTGATGGCCGAGCAGCGTGGGCAACTGGCCGACGTTGCCGCCGGACCGTGTGAAGTAGTGTTTCAGCACGCCGAACATGGCGGTCGTGACAATCCCGCCCAGCGCGTGCGTAGCGCCCACGGACACGCCGGTTTTCGCAGCGACTGCGTTGCTCAATCCGTTGATGCGATCTTCGGACGCTACGCTCGTGGCGAGCCGCGTTCCCGACGCCAGCAGCGATTGCAGGCCGTCGCCGTGCACGAGTTGCGGCAGCATGTCCACGATGTTCGCGTTCGAATCCGGTGACATGATGGATGCGAACAAACCACGCGCGCCTTCCGGCGACGACGCCTTGTTCATAAGCGAACCGACCATTGCCGGCGCAATCATGCCGACTACGCGCTTTGCTGCTTCCGGTGCAACGCCCAGTTTCGTGGCGAGTTGCTGCAACACGCTTTCGGTCAAAGCGCCCTGTACTAGCTGAATAACATTGATGCTCATTTGATATGCCTTTCCTTACCTGCGTGATGTCGCCAAACGCCCAAAATGGGATTGGCGATTATAGGTTCGGGTTTTAAAGAGATAAGGACTTCCTAATAAAATCGGAAATACCTCAAGGCAGACGGTTTAAGACGGTTCTCAGGAATTCTTGGTTTGAGCGCGTCGATCCGGCGCGTGGCTTTTAGGAGCAGAATATTCGCTTCGACGGAGGTAACCGATGACCCCATCCACCTGCGGCCAGACCCACGAAATCACGAACCAGGCGCCGCCGCTCGAGCGCTACAACGCGATGACCACGGACGCGGCGCTGGTTGCCGCGCTGCAACGCGAAGGCGCGGGCTGGCATCTCGATGCACTCACACACGACGGCTTGGCACTGACCCAGCCGGACGTCCTTGCCCTTGCTGATCTGGCCAACCGGCATACCCCCGAACATCATCCATTCAGTGCGCGCGGCGAGCGGATCGATGCGATCGAGTTTCATCCCGCGTGGCATACGCTGCTTTCTATGTTGCGTGAACAAGGCCTTCACGCAATGCCGTTCGAATCAGGCACGTTCGGCCATCCGCGGCCCGGTTCCATGGCTGCGCGCGCCGCCGGATATTTTCTCCACGCGCAACTCGAAAGCGGATCGTTGTGTCCACTGACCATGACGTTCGCGAGCATCCCGGTGCTGCAAAAGGAACCCGCGCTCTACGCGCGCCTGCAGGCGCAATTGCTTTCGCGCAAACACGATCCACGCGATATCCCGCTCGATGCCGGCAAACAATCGATGATGATCGGCATGGGCATGACCGAAAAACAAGGCGGCTCGGACGTGCGCAGCAACCGGACGCACGCGGTGGCGCTCGGCGCGGGCGGGCGAGGCGCTGAATATCGGCTGGTCGGGCATAAATGGTTTTTCTCCGCGCCGCAATGCGACGCGCATCTCGTGCTCGCGAGGACCGGCGAAAGCGCCGATGAAAAAGGCCCGATTTCGTGCTTTTACGTACCGCGCTTCACGCCGGACGGTTCCAGGAACGCGGTGCAGATTCAACAACTCAAGGACAAGCTCGGCAACCGCTCGAACGTCAGCAGCGAAGTGGAATTCCTCAATGCCTATGGCGTGATGATCGGCGACGAAGGACGCGGGGTGCCGACGATCATCGAGATGGCGAACTTCACGCGGCTCGATTGCGTGATCGGCAGCGCGGCGTTGATGCGCGCCGCGCTGATCCACGCGATTCACCACGCGCGGTATAGGAGCGCGTTTGGCGCAAAGCTCGCCGATCAACCGCTGATGCGCAACGTCCTCGCCGATCTCGCACTGGAATCGGAAGCCGCGACCACGCTGTTCATGCGGCTCGCGGGCGCGTTTGAAAATTCATCGGCGCCGGAGGAGCGCGCGTGGCGGCGCATCGTGACGCCGGCCGCGAAGTTCTGGGTCTGCAAGCGCGCGCTCGAATTCACCGGCGAAGCAATGGAGGTCTGGGGCGGCAACGGGTATGTGGAGACGGGACCGATGGCGCGGTTTTATCGGGAAGCGCCGGTGAATTCGATCTGGGAAGGCTCGGGCAACGTGATGTGTCTCGACGTGCTGCGGGCGATCGAGCGTGAACCCGAAGCCGCGCACGCGTTATTCGATTCGTGGCGCGCGGCGGCGCAAGAATATCCGGCGTTGCGCGACGCGTTGAAAACCCTGCTCGGGATGCTTCAGGGCGAGCCGGCTGCGCGCGAGGCGTCGGCGCGGCGGATCGCGCAGCAACTCGTGCTGACGGCGCAGGGTGTGTTGCTCGCGCAGCACGCGCCGCCGGAAATAGCGGCGGCTTTTATCGAAACCCGTCTCGGCGATGCACAACGCACCACGAATCGCGTCTACGGCACGTTGCCGGCGCGCTTTGATTTCGCGGCGGTCATGGAGCGGGCGTTTGCCGCCTAGCACTCAGGACAGCAGGCCTATCCCTTCGGCTTTCCGGCGGCCGGCGCGACTTGCGGCGCCGGTCCTTCCTCAATGCCGTTTTCCAGCCTGTAGAGCCATGCCAGCAGTTCCGCCACCGCCTGATACAACGCGGGCGGGATGCGGGCATCGAGATCGACCTGCATCAGCAGCGACACCATGTCCGGCGATTCGTGCACGTACAAGCCGGCGTCCTTCGCGCGCTGCACGATCATTTCGGCGACGAGGCCATAACCCTTCGCGACCACGCGGGGCGCGGCGTCAGGTTTTTTCGTGTCGTAGGTGAGCGCGGTGGCTTGCTTGCGCGGATCGTTGCGCAGCGTCACGTTGCGGTCTCCACGCCGTCGCCCGGCGGGACGACGCCAGCCGATTCGGCGAGCGGGTCCATCGCGCGGACGGTGATGCCGGCGAGCTGCAGGCCGGCGGCTTCGAGTTGCTGCTGGAAATGCGCGCCGTCGCGGGCAAGCAGGATCGCGCCGTCCGCGCTGGCGTTGAGTCGCACAAGCAGCTTCTGCCCGGTGAGCACGAGGTTCGCATCCACGTTGCCGAGCGTCGGCAAGGTCAGCGTGACGCGCGTGTGCCAGGCGCGGTCATCGCCGAGGGGCACATTTGCAGCGCCATCCTGTGGGCCGCGCTCACGCGGCTGGATTTCCCACTCGAACTTCGCGCCAGGCCAGGCTTCGCCGGACCAGCGGAACTGGTTGGTCGCGAACAGATCGAGCTGCTGGCGCACGAGCGGAATGGTCGATGGATGGATGCCCGCGTTGATCGACGCCTGCACAGCCGGATCATGCGTATTTGCATCGGCGGCGGACGCGGAATCGGCGGCCAATCTTGATCCCGGCGGCGAAAACACATTCGGCGGCACCGCGCGTACCGACGCCGCCAGCGCCGCGGCCTGCTGCGGCGTGAGCGGCATCGGGACGAGGCGCACGGGGTTCATCGGATCGGGCGGATCGGCGGAAAAAGTGGACGGCAGCAGGGATTCATCGATCCAGACGTCTGCCGGAATATCCGTTTGCGGTTGCGGTACGTCGAACGGGAGCTTCGCCGTCACGTTGTCCGCACGCGCTTGCGGTTCATTGTTCAGCGACGCCAGCGAACGTTGTCCTGCAAGCCACTGCACGATATGACTTTCGTAGAACAGCCCGCTTTCGCTCACGGTTTTTGCCAGCACAGACGCCAGCACGTCAACCGGCAGGGCCGGCGCGACTTGATTGACCGCGGTCGTAGAAGAAGCGGTGGTTGTCTCCGGCGTGGAGAACAACGACCCGGACAAGGTGGCAAACGCGCTCGCGGCGAGAACCGGCCGGGGCGCGGTCGGCCATAAGGGCGTATCGCTTGTGATGGGCGGCGTGTTCTGACCGCCGAAACGGGAAATGGCGTCCAGCGTGCGCGCGACATCGCTGAGCGCGGTCTGCGCGGAAGCCGGCGGCGGCGTATTGGCTGCGTTTGCCGGAACGGGAACGGCGAACGGCGGGGTATCGACGAGAAGTTGCGACGTGCCGGTTTGCGCAGTCGCCCCCGAGCTCGATCCGCCCTGCGGAAGCAGCGCCGATAACAGCATGTCAGTGCGGCTGGCGATTAGCGCAGCGATCGCGGAGTCCAGACCAGGCATGCCGGTTTCCTCGGGTCACCGGTCAGCGCGATCGACACTCGGATCAGTCCGCCACCGGTTTTCGGCGGGCTGCAAACACGTGACCTGCAAAAACGTGTTTATCGCAGCCCGATCATCTTTTTCAAAACTCGCGCGGGTCTGTTCACTGTGAACAGCGCCGATAAACGCGCAAGGCTGGGTGCGCTCAGGTCGCGAATGGCGGCGTCGTCCGCGAGAATCCGGCGCACCAGCTCGAACTTGCGGGCGCGGGCGGTATCGTCGAGCTGGGATGCGGCATCGACTTCCCGCAAGCCGTCGATCAACTCGCGATATGCCCCTTGCATGATCTTCAACTCACTCCAGTCTCCACAGCGCGCCGCGGCCAGCATGCGCGCAGAAAGTTCAGCAATCGCTTCGTAATGAGAGAAATATTCTTGTGTCGTTTTCATTATGTGCGGACATATTTCGCAATGTCACGCCGCAGCCATTCTTGCTGCGTCGGGCGCAATTGCGATCCAGGCGTCTTCCAGAGTCGCCAACAAGCCATCGACTTCCACCAGCATCGGTTCGCTTTGCTGCACGTTCGCGGTCAACAGCCGATGCGACATATACGTATACAGCGCGTCCAGCCGCGCCGCGATTTCACCGCCGGCGTCCTTGTTCAGGGCCTGCTGCAAACCGCTTTCGATAATGCCGATCGCCTTCGTGATCGCTTCGCCGCGCGCCGCGATGTTGCCTTGCTGCAAGTGCATTCGTGCCTGAGCCACAGCCTGGCGCGCGCCCTGATACAGCATGACGACGAGTCTGTGCGGACTGGCGCCCATTACTCCGGTTTGCACGCCGACGCGTGCGTACGCGTTGGCTCCCGCATGTCCCTGGGAAAACATCCGACTTTCTCCTGATTCGATTTCCGCACGCTCGATCGCGAAAACCGTAATGAACCGATGCCGGCATTACGATCAAGACCTTCGATTCGTCTGACTGTTTGCCGAGCTGTACTTGGGTTATCGGAGAAAGCGGCGAAAGCTTTAGGAAGGCTTTGCGTCACAACGGGTTCCGGAAAGTGCAATGGCCGCGAGCAAGCGTCCAGATGCCGATGGCGCGGTTATCCATGAAGCGGGCTGCGCGCCCCGGCTCAGACGGAGATATTCATGATGTCGTTGTACGCGGACACCAGCTTGTTGCGCACTTGCAGGCCGAACTGCAACCCTACGTTGGCCTTCTGCATGTCGACCATGACGTCGTTGAGCGATACGTTCGGCGCACCGATTTCGAACGCGTGCGCTTCGCTCATGGCGCTTTTCTGCGAGCTGCTGATGTTATCGATGGACGATTTCAGCGCATCCGCAAAACTTCCCGCGCTCGCCGCCCCCGATTCAGGCACGACAGCGCCGCCCGCAACATTGCCCGCGCCCCCGGCGGCCTGCGTGGCCATGGACTGGAGTTGCTGGAGCGCCGAACTCAGCGGGCTGATGGATGCATTCATGGTGTCTCCAGAAGGAAGCGGAAATCAAACTCTCAAAAATAAGGTAACCGGCGGCAACGTATGGTGGGCGGTGCTGCTGGGACATATCGAACCGGGGCCTGTCCCGGGCCTGAGGCTGGCGTCTGCGCCGGAGCCTGGGCGGTTCGCCATACGGCCTGACCGATTACGAAAAAGTCTAGCAGCGGCGTGGTTTTGCAAAGCCGGGAAAGAGCGCCAAAAGCGGCTTCTGTTCGCTCAATCGACTTACTCGCCCTTACGGATAATTCCTCTCATGAAAGAGTCTGCGACTGCGCCCGGCTTTAACCGGACACTTCGCGGAAAACGCAAGATTCGGAGAGCTTCGACGCATGGATTCCACCAATAACCTGATCAACCCGGACGCCCGCATGGGTCTGGCCGGCGCGCAGCCGGCGGCCGGATCGATCGCGGCAGGTTCGGGCGGCGCGGGATTTGCCGGCAGTTCGGACTTCAGCGGCAACCTCGGCGGCCGCATGCCGATGCTCAACCAGTTCCGCAACAACCCGCGCATGCCGTTGATCATCGCCGTGGCGGTGCTGGCCATGGTGATTGCCGGACTGGTGATGTGGTCGCGCCAGCCGGACTACCGGGTGCTGTTCAGCAACCTGTCGGATCGTGACGGCGGAGCGATCGTCGCCGCGCTGCAGCAAGGGAACATTCCCTACAAGATCGCCGAATCGGGCGGTGCGATCCTGGTGCCGAGCGAAGCCGTGCACGAAACGCGGTTGCGGCTGGCATCGCAGGGATTGCCGAAGAACGGCTCGGTCGGCTTCGAATTGATGGACAACCAGAAGTTCGGCATCAGCCAGTTCGCCGAGCAGGTCAACTATCAGCGGGCGCTTGAAGGCGAGCTGGAAAAGACCATCGCGTCGATATCGTCGGTTCGCGAAGCCCGGGTGCACCTCGCGATTCCGAAGCCGACCGTGTTCGTGCGCGAAAAGGAATTGCCGACCGCGTCCGTCATGTTGAACCTGTATCCCGGCCGCGCGCTCGACGAAGCGCAAACCCTCGCTATCCAGCACATGGTCAGCTCGGGCGTGGCGGACATGCCAGTGAAGAACGTGACCATCGTCGACCAGGATGGCAACCTCCTGACGCAGCAAAGCAGCGGGCCG includes:
- the fliS gene encoding flagellar export chaperone FliS, whose product is MFSQGHAGANAYARVGVQTGVMGASPHRLVVMLYQGARQAVAQARMHLQQGNIAARGEAITKAIGIIESGLQQALNKDAGGEIAARLDALYTYMSHRLLTANVQQSEPMLVEVDGLLATLEDAWIAIAPDAARMAAA
- a CDS encoding flagellar protein FliT, producing MKTTQEYFSHYEAIAELSARMLAAARCGDWSELKIMQGAYRELIDGLREVDAASQLDDTARARKFELVRRILADDAAIRDLSAPSLARLSALFTVNRPARVLKKMIGLR
- a CDS encoding isovaleryl-CoA dehydrogenase — translated: MTPSTCGQTHEITNQAPPLERYNAMTTDAALVAALQREGAGWHLDALTHDGLALTQPDVLALADLANRHTPEHHPFSARGERIDAIEFHPAWHTLLSMLREQGLHAMPFESGTFGHPRPGSMAARAAGYFLHAQLESGSLCPLTMTFASIPVLQKEPALYARLQAQLLSRKHDPRDIPLDAGKQSMMIGMGMTEKQGGSDVRSNRTHAVALGAGGRGAEYRLVGHKWFFSAPQCDAHLVLARTGESADEKGPISCFYVPRFTPDGSRNAVQIQQLKDKLGNRSNVSSEVEFLNAYGVMIGDEGRGVPTIIEMANFTRLDCVIGSAALMRAALIHAIHHARYRSAFGAKLADQPLMRNVLADLALESEAATTLFMRLAGAFENSSAPEERAWRRIVTPAAKFWVCKRALEFTGEAMEVWGGNGYVETGPMARFYREAPVNSIWEGSGNVMCLDVLRAIEREPEAAHALFDSWRAAAQEYPALRDALKTLLGMLQGEPAAREASARRIAQQLVLTAQGVLLAQHAPPEIAAAFIETRLGDAQRTTNRVYGTLPARFDFAAVMERAFAA
- the fliK gene encoding flagellar hook-length control protein FliK gives rise to the protein MPGLDSAIAALIASRTDMLLSALLPQGGSSSGATAQTGTSQLLVDTPPFAVPVPANAANTPPPASAQTALSDVARTLDAISRFGGQNTPPITSDTPLWPTAPRPVLAASAFATLSGSLFSTPETTTASSTTAVNQVAPALPVDVLASVLAKTVSESGLFYESHIVQWLAGQRSLASLNNEPQARADNVTAKLPFDVPQPQTDIPADVWIDESLLPSTFSADPPDPMNPVRLVPMPLTPQQAAALAASVRAVPPNVFSPPGSRLAADSASAADANTHDPAVQASINAGIHPSTIPLVRQQLDLFATNQFRWSGEAWPGAKFEWEIQPRERGPQDGAANVPLGDDRAWHTRVTLTLPTLGNVDANLVLTGQKLLVRLNASADGAILLARDGAHFQQQLEAAGLQLAGITVRAMDPLAESAGVVPPGDGVETAT
- the fliE gene encoding flagellar hook-basal body complex protein FliE; amino-acid sequence: MNASISPLSSALQQLQSMATQAAGGAGNVAGGAVVPESGAASAGSFADALKSSIDNISSSQKSAMSEAHAFEIGAPNVSLNDVMVDMQKANVGLQFGLQVRNKLVSAYNDIMNISV
- a CDS encoding EscU/YscU/HrcU family type III secretion system export apparatus switch protein translates to MRNDPRKQATALTYDTKKPDAAPRVVAKGYGLVAEMIVQRAKDAGLYVHESPDMVSLLMQVDLDARIPPALYQAVAELLAWLYRLENGIEEGPAPQVAPAAGKPKG
- a CDS encoding OmpA family protein; its protein translation is MSINVIQLVQGALTESVLQQLATKLGVAPEAAKRVVGMIAPAMVGSLMNKASSPEGARGLFASIMSPDSNANIVDMLPQLVHGDGLQSLLASGTRLATSVASEDRINGLSNAVAAKTGVSVGATHALGGIVTTAMFGVLKHYFTRSGGNVGQLPTLLGHQLPMVKASMSEDISTALGLGGAGTFLTGVAAQLKAVSSHLEHPSTAGGSPSVVNSSLEKIVVEEKAASKKWWWLALAAALALLALLFGRSCTTQQPMATAPAEAPVVNSTPAVAAQPASEPASAPAAVAAPVPTKDALLTFTVDKLGAPAIAATVGSEEEKAKLLAALTAKFGADHLNATITVDPETKPASWLDKLDGLLPLMQLPGAEAKLSGEKIELSGTAADARNGWMDKLKSLFGAGFTIGTFDVKQAVENAKESFMSAFSSLKDDCAPADVAKVLNLQVINFRTGSDVPPQDAQLALAKSAEMLKSCQDTGKTVKLNIGGYSDNVGLASSNLTLSKKRAEAVRAFLVKHGVSADALTAQGYGDQHPIADNSTASGRFANRRIDFAIQE